One Bos indicus x Bos taurus breed Angus x Brahman F1 hybrid chromosome 6, Bos_hybrid_MaternalHap_v2.0, whole genome shotgun sequence genomic window carries:
- the DGKQ gene encoding diacylglycerol kinase theta, whose amino-acid sequence MAAAAEPGARGWLGGGSPRPGSPTSSPELGAGSRSRSGPGSGPGSGPERSGSRPPGPAAPSHSFRKVTLTKPTFCHLCSDFIWGLAGILCDVCNFMSHEKCLKHVKTPCTSVAPSLVRVPVAHCFGPRGLYKRRFCSVCRKGLEAPGLRCEVCELHVHPDCVPFACSDCRQCHQDGHRDHDAHLHHWREGTLPSGARCELCRKTCGSSDVPAGVRCEWCGIQAHSVCSAALAPECTFGRLRTLVLPPACVRLLSRNFSKMHCFRIPESAAPEPGDGEDSADGSVPAGPGREVGTPESGKQTLKIFDGSDAMQRNHFRAVTVPRLARSQEVLEAALRAYYISEDPQGFQLQALPTPVQLGDTAAAGRVWSAGPAEEEGGRAAPEAWVLRALPRTQEILKIYPAWLKVGVAYVSIRVTPQSTARSVVLEVLPLLGRQAEGAEGFQLVEVLMGSRQVQRTVLADEEPLLDRLREIRQTSLRQMSQTRFYVAESRVPAPRVSLFVGGLPPGLSPQEYRRLLDEAVTSKAALVTVSHVYSAQGAVVLDVACFAEAERLYMLIRDTAVRGRPLTALVLPEVLHTKLAPDCRPLLVFVNPRSGGLKGRDLLCSFRKLLNPHQVFELTNGGPLPGFHVFSRVPCFRVLVCGGDGTVGWVLAALEDLRHHLACPEPAVAILPLGTGNDLGRVLRWGAGYSGEDPLSVLLSVDEADAVLVDRWTILLDAHESACGEDSEADAEPPKIVQMSNYCGIGIDAELSLDFHQAREEEPGKFTSRFHNKGVYVRVGLQKISHSRSLHRALRLQVEQQEVELPSIEGLIFINIPSWGSGADLWGSDSDSRFEKPRMDDGLLEVVGVTGVVHMGQVQSGLRSGIRIAQGSYFRVTLLKATPVQVDGEPWVQAPGHLIISAAGPKVHMLRKAKQKPRKAGPAKDARADGAPAPEGDPK is encoded by the exons ATGGCGGCGGCGGCCGAGCCCGGGGCCCGAGGCTGGCTTGGCGGCGGCTCCCCGCGCCCTGGCAGCCCGACCTCCAGCCCGGAGCTGGGCGCCGGAAGCCGCTCGAGATCGGGGCCGGGGTCCGGGCCGGGGTCGGGGCCGGAGCGGTCGGGCTCCAGGCCCCCAGGGCCCGCCGCGCCGAGTCACAGCTTCAGGAAGGTGACGCTTACCAAGCCCACCTTCTGCCACCTCTGCTCCGATTTCATCTGGGGGCTTGCCGGCATCCTGTGTGACG TTTGCAACTTCATGTCCCATGAGAAGTGCCTGAAGCACGTGAAGACCCCCTGCACGAGCGTGGCTCCCAGCCTGGTCCGC GTCCCGGTGGCCCACTGCTTCGGCCCCCGGGGGCTCTACAAGCGCAGGTTCTGCTCCGTGTGCCGGAAGGGCCTGGAGGCGCCGGGCCTCCGCTGCGAAG TGTGTGAGCTGCACGTTCACCCCGACTGTGTGCCCTTCGCCTGCAGCGACTGCCGCCAGTGCCACCAGGACGGGCACCGCGATCAC GACGCGCACCTCCACCACTGGCGGGAGGGGACCTTGCCGTCCGGCGCGCGTTGCGAGCTCTGTCGGAAGACTTGCGGCTCCTCGGACGTGCCGGCCGGCGTGCGCTGCGAGTGGTGCGGCATCCAG GCCCACTCGGTCTGCTCCGCGGCGCTCGCCCCCGAGTGCACTTTCGGGCGCCTGCGCACCCTGGTCTTGCCCCCCGCGTGCGTGCGCCTCCTGTCCCGAAACTTCAGCAAGATGCACTGCTTTCGGATCCCCGAGAGCGCGGCGCCGGAGCCCG GGGACGGGGAGGACAGCGCCGACGGCAGCGTCCCCGCTGGCCCGGGCCGAGAGGTGGGGACGCCTGAGTCCG GCAAGCAGACTCTGAAGATCTTTGACGGCAGCGACGCGATGCAGCGAAACCACTTCCGTGCAGTCACGGTCCCGCGCCTGGCCCGGAGCCAGGAGGTGCTG GAGGCGGCTCTGCGGGCTTACTACATCTCCGAGGACCCTCAGGGCTTCCAGCTGCAGGCACTCCCCACGCCTGTGCAGCTTGGCGACACCGCGGCCGCGGGAAGGGTCTGGAGCGCTGGGCCCGCTGAGGAGGAGGGCGGCAGAGCGGCTCCCGAGGCCTGGGTCCTCCGTGCTCTGCCCCGCACCCAGGAGATCCTGAAGATCTACCCGGCCTGGCTCAA GGTGGGTGTGGCCTACGTGTCCATCCGTGTGACCCCGCAGAGCACTGCCCGCAGCGTGGTGCTGGAGGTCCTCCCGCTGCTCGGACGGCAG GCCGAGGGGGCCGAGGGCTTCCAGCTGGTGGAGGTGCTCATGGGCAGCAGACAAG TCCAGCGCACGGTGCTGGCGGACGAGGAGCCCTTGCTTGACCGGCTTCGTGAGATCCGGCAG ACGTCCCTGCGGCAGATGAGCCAGACGCGGTTCTACGTGGCTGAGAGCAGAGTGCCGGCCCCGCGCGTCTCTCTGTTTGTGGGCGGTCTGCCGCCAGGCCTGTCCCCCCAGGAGTACCGCAGGTTGCTGGATGAGGCCGTTACCAGCAAAG CTGCCCTGGTGACCGTGAGCCACGTGTATTCCGCCCAAG GTGCCGTGGTGCTGGACGTGGCATGCTTTGCAGAGGCCGAGCGGCTGTACATGCTGATCAGGGACACAGCTGTGCGTGGCCGGCCACTGACTGCCCTGGTGCTCCCGGAGGTGCTG CACACGAAGCTGGCCCCAGACTGCCGCCCCCTGCTCGTGTTTGTGAACCCCAGGAGTGGAGGACTCAAGGGCCGCGACCTGCTCTGCAGTTTCCGGAAGCTGCTCAACCCTCACCAGGTCTTTGAGCTGACCAACGGGGGGCCGCTGCCTGG GTTCCACGTGTTCTCCCGAGTGCCCTGCTTCCGGGTGCTGGTGTGCGGCGGGGACGGCACTGTGGGCTGGGTACTCGCCGCCCTGGAGGACCTGCGGCACCACCTGGCCTGCCCGGAGCCTGCTGTAGCCATCCTGCCCCTGGGCACAG GGAACGACCTGGGCCGGGTCCTGCGCTGGGGCGCGGGCTACAGCGGGGAGGACCCGTTGTCCGTGCTGCTGTCAGTGGACGAGGCGGACGCTGTGCTCGTGGACCGCTGGACCATCCTGCTGGACGCTCACGAGTCTGCCTGTGGGGAGGACAGCGAGGCAGACGCAGAGCCCCCCAAG ATCGTGCAGATGAGTAACTACTGTGGGATCGGCATCGACGCAGAGCTGAGCCTGGACTTCCACCAGGCGCGGGAGGAGGAGCCCGGCAAGTTCACAAGCAG GTTCCACAACAAGGGCGTGTATGTGCGGGTCGGGCTGCAGAAGATCAGCCACTCCCGCAGCCTGCACAGGGCCCTGCGGCTCCAGGTGGAGCAGCAGGAGGTGGAGCTGCCCAGCATCGAGGGGCTCATCTTCATCAACATCCCCAG CTGGGGCTCAGGGGCCGACCTGTGGGGTTCCGACAGCGACTCGAGGTTCGAGAAGCCGCGCATGGACGACGGGCTGCTGGAGGTGGTGGGGGTGACGGGCGTTGTGCACATG GGCCAGGTCCAGAGCGGCCTGCGCTCGGGCATCCGCATTGCCCAGGGGTCCTACTTCCGCGTCACTCTCCTCAAGGCCACGCCCGTGCAGGTGGATGGTGAACCCTGGGTCCAGGCTCCCGGGCACCTGATCATCTCAGCTGCAGGCCCTAAG GTCCACATGCTCAGGAAGGCGAAGCAGAAGCCCAGGAAGGCGGGGCCCGCCAAGGATGCACGAGCAGATGGGGCGCCGGCCCCTGAGGGGGACCCCAAGTAG